The following is a genomic window from Nitrospira sp..
GCACAACCCGTTTCCCTTGACGCAGATACGCGGCCACCTTCCATTGCAGATACAGTCCTTTAATCACCAAACCGGCGTGAACCCCTCCCAGCCACCGGTGAGCGAGCGGGCTCGCCACGGAACGATAGACGCGGTCGAGAGCGGACACCATCATCTGTGCCATACCTCCATTGTCAGAGCACCCACTTGCCTGCTCATGACTTCCATCTCACGATCAACCCTGGATCTTCTGATATGGAAGTTCATCGGCTTACGCTCTCCGTCCAATCAACAACAACGTATCGCACAACCAAGTAAAACCCATGGCAGCCAGCGACTCATAGCGCTGGCGCAAGCCGGTTACAGTCACGACTTCGAATCCTTCGCGAACCGCAAGCGCCTTCAACAAGGCGGCATTGAAGGAATGGAAATGCCGCTCGTCCGCCGTCACCGACGGCACACCTCCGCGCAGGGCTTCTAACCGAAACCGCCAGAAGGCCACATTCGGCACCGTAATCAACACCTGGCCGCCCGGCCTGAGCACCCGATGAAATTCCGCCATGACTTGCCCCGGTTCAATCACATGCTCAATGACCTCACTGGCAACGACCAAATCGAGACTGCCATCGGACTC
Proteins encoded in this region:
- a CDS encoding Class I SAM-dependent methyltransferase (MaGe:77308645), with the translated sequence MSQTLSQRERYDLEWNGWKAEAGAFEGVRRYGQIGRHVAALAPGRLLDVGCGDGRLAREIKRVLPHVVVHGCDLSEAALARAQGLDRQYAVDLNVERLPESDGSLDLVVASEVIEHVIEPGQVMAEFHRVLRPGGQVLITVPNVAFWRFRLEALRGGVPSVTADERHFHSFNAALLKALAVREGFEVVTVTGLRQRYESLAAMGFTWLCDTLLLIGRRA